In Clostridium sporogenes, one genomic interval encodes:
- the ltrA gene encoding group II intron reverse transcriptase/maturase has protein sequence MKTINKLNKSATSPHITEWYTLNWKKINRYVKRLRQRIFRAEQLGQRRKVKKLQRLMLRSKANLLISIKRVTQINKGKRTAGIDGFKATTEWEKIGLFNLFKSYNIKYIKPKPAKRTYIPKKNGKLRPLGIPIIKDRIYQNIVKNALEPQWESKFESIAYGFRPKRSTHDAIEQLYLKLRKGSKRQWIFEGDFKGCFDNLNHEYIMECLNNFPAKETIYKWLKAGYIDNNVFKNTNEGTPQGGIISPLLANIALHGIEEELGVKYRLNKRQGYYLKDDSIGIVKYADDFVILCKTKEEAETMYEKLSPYLKKRGLELAEDKTRITHISMGFDFLGFNIRQYKKNKGMTLLIKPSKASIKKVKKSIKEVFEEHRGNPIGAIIGKLNPIIRGTGNYWSCVISKDIYSSIDYYVWLKTRKYLKTLHPNKSWKWRIKRYFKPDFTGVSKDKWILTDPNNNKNQLMKMNWIPIVRHVLIKYKNSPDDPSLKDYFKVRDEKEFNRHNILSRRKLAKKSKYKCRICNQSLVSDESLEVNHIVPTLIGGKDVYDNLELLHTSCHIQHHKLLNKYGEGRDLPKIKKFFAERNVDPSSKEGIRLMKKQLKKFKYTNC, from the coding sequence ATGAAAACTATTAATAAACTTAATAAGTCGGCTACTTCTCCACATATCACAGAGTGGTACACACTTAACTGGAAGAAAATAAACAGATATGTGAAGAGATTACGCCAACGAATTTTTCGTGCCGAGCAGTTAGGTCAAAGAAGAAAGGTTAAGAAACTACAAAGACTAATGTTAAGAAGCAAGGCTAATTTGTTAATTTCAATCAAGAGAGTAACTCAAATCAACAAAGGGAAGCGTACAGCGGGAATTGATGGATTTAAAGCAACTACTGAGTGGGAGAAAATAGGATTATTTAACCTATTCAAAAGTTACAACATCAAGTATATTAAACCAAAACCTGCTAAAAGAACATATATCCCTAAGAAAAACGGTAAATTAAGACCTTTAGGAATACCAATAATTAAAGATAGGATATATCAAAATATTGTTAAGAATGCTCTCGAACCTCAATGGGAGAGTAAATTTGAATCCATAGCATATGGTTTTAGACCAAAAAGAAGTACACATGACGCAATAGAGCAACTGTATTTAAAATTGAGGAAAGGTAGTAAACGTCAGTGGATTTTTGAAGGTGATTTCAAAGGCTGTTTTGATAATTTAAACCATGAATATATTATGGAATGTCTTAATAACTTTCCAGCTAAAGAAACAATATATAAATGGCTTAAGGCAGGATATATTGATAATAATGTCTTTAAAAATACTAACGAAGGGACACCGCAAGGTGGAATAATTTCACCGTTACTAGCTAATATTGCATTACATGGAATAGAAGAAGAACTAGGAGTTAAATATCGGCTTAACAAAAGACAAGGATACTATCTAAAGGATGACTCCATAGGTATTGTGAAATATGCTGATGATTTTGTTATTCTATGTAAGACAAAAGAAGAAGCAGAAACAATGTACGAGAAACTTAGTCCTTATCTTAAGAAAAGGGGACTGGAACTTGCTGAAGATAAAACGAGAATAACTCATATCAGTATGGGATTTGATTTTCTTGGATTCAATATAAGGCAATACAAGAAAAATAAGGGCATGACATTACTAATTAAACCATCCAAAGCAAGTATTAAAAAAGTCAAAAAATCAATCAAAGAAGTCTTTGAAGAACATAGAGGTAATCCAATCGGAGCAATAATAGGTAAACTTAATCCAATCATAAGAGGCACAGGAAACTATTGGTCTTGTGTAATATCGAAAGATATCTATAGTAGCATAGATTATTATGTATGGCTTAAGACAAGAAAATATCTTAAAACACTTCATCCAAATAAATCTTGGAAATGGAGAATAAAGAGATACTTTAAACCTGATTTCACGGGAGTAAGTAAAGACAAATGGATACTTACAGACCCTAATAATAACAAAAATCAATTAATGAAAATGAATTGGATACCTATAGTAAGACATGTATTAATTAAATATAAAAATAGCCCAGATGACCCTAGTTTAAAAGACTATTTTAAAGTAAGAGATGAAAAAGAGTTCAATAGACATAATATTTTAAGCAGACGCAAATTAGCTAAGAAAAGCAAATATAAATGCAGAATATGCAATCAATCATTAGTTAGCGATGAATCACTTGAGGTTAATCATATTGTACCAACTCTAATTGGTGGTAAAGATGTATATGATAACTTAGAACTACTACATACAAGTTGTCATATACAACATCATAAATTACTGAATAAATATGGAGAAGGTAGAGATTTGCCTAAAATTAAAAAATTCTTTGCAGAAAGAAATGTAGACCCATCAAGCAAAGAGGGAATAAGATTAATGAAAAAACAACTTAAGAAATTTAAATATACAAATTGCTAG
- a CDS encoding DNA adenine methylase — translation MKLKHISNIKWIGGKHGKEEKYLDLMPEHKIFVDCFFGSGAIPFYKETVNPAKLTVVNDINDRLINYMMVLKEDTERLYKECSSLPYSESLFEKWKWEAWPEDNLQAAVRFYYLMRVCFGGGGHKYRNGIGLSKTQNKAKQLMTATELIPKMAGLIKEWNILNRDFEEVIKFYDTEETLFFLDPPYHKHEDMYFGGFEEKDHIRLKKRLDKIKGKAMVCYYSSPLIDELYKDWHIVEYSTASQIKNRTDGEKCPVRNELILMNYKPIGVEQLSIV, via the coding sequence GTGAAACTTAAACATATAAGCAATATAAAGTGGATAGGTGGTAAGCATGGCAAAGAGGAAAAGTACCTGGATTTAATGCCAGAACATAAAATATTTGTGGATTGTTTCTTTGGATCTGGAGCGATACCTTTTTATAAAGAAACAGTAAATCCAGCAAAACTTACAGTAGTAAATGATATTAATGATAGATTAATAAATTATATGATGGTACTTAAAGAGGATACGGAAAGGCTATATAAGGAATGTAGTTCATTACCCTATAGTGAGAGCTTATTTGAAAAATGGAAATGGGAAGCATGGCCGGAAGATAATTTACAAGCTGCAGTAAGATTTTATTATCTCATGAGAGTTTGCTTTGGCGGTGGAGGCCATAAATATAGAAATGGAATAGGATTGTCTAAAACTCAAAATAAGGCCAAGCAATTAATGACAGCAACAGAATTAATTCCTAAAATGGCTGGATTAATAAAAGAATGGAATATTTTAAATAGAGATTTTGAAGAAGTAATAAAATTTTATGATACAGAAGAAACATTATTTTTCTTAGATCCACCCTATCATAAACATGAAGATATGTATTTTGGAGGATTTGAAGAAAAGGACCATATAAGATTAAAGAAAAGACTAGATAAAATTAAAGGAAAAGCAATGGTTTGTTATTATAGTAGTCCATTAATAGATGAATTATATAAAGATTGGCATATAGTTGAATACAGTACGGCCAGCCAAATAAAAAATAGAACTGATGGAGAAAAGTGCCCAGTACGGAATGAATTGATACTTATGAATTATAAACCTATAGGGGTTGAGCAATTAAGTATTGTTTAG
- the xerA gene encoding site-specific tyrosine recombinase/integron integrase, whose amino-acid sequence MYSTSAKNEVVIKLVGKLSMEFEGIDQLKVRSIVEEVLYKYRVLPEETSLVTSDIEEKLQIYLASKKLDGLSIETLKNYRYNLIIFADYLRKPLAAIETMDLRMFLGARCKDMKQSSVNGQISILKSFFGWLADEDYIPKNPAKKLKQTKQPKRVRKPLTEEEAELLRQACETERQKALTEFLISTGCRLDEVFKVNKDNINWHEMSLFVVGKGDKERKVYFNTKAKILLKKYLFSREDDDPALFVTSKRPYHRLGKRSIQREFKKIANMAGIEKSIHPHLFRHSFATYKINSGMSLPVLQHLMGHENPSTTQIYAQLSEENIKYEYKKIS is encoded by the coding sequence ATGTATAGTACAAGTGCAAAGAATGAAGTTGTAATTAAGTTAGTAGGCAAGCTGTCTATGGAATTTGAGGGAATAGATCAGTTAAAGGTTAGAAGCATAGTAGAGGAAGTTTTATATAAATACCGTGTATTGCCGGAGGAGACAAGCTTAGTAACAAGCGATATAGAGGAAAAATTACAGATATATCTAGCATCTAAAAAGCTGGATGGCTTAAGTATAGAAACATTAAAAAATTATAGATATAACTTAATAATATTTGCAGACTATTTGAGAAAACCTTTAGCAGCTATAGAAACAATGGATTTAAGAATGTTTTTAGGGGCTAGATGCAAGGATATGAAGCAAAGTAGTGTTAACGGACAAATATCAATTCTAAAAAGCTTCTTTGGTTGGCTTGCGGATGAAGATTATATACCTAAAAATCCAGCTAAAAAGTTGAAGCAAACTAAACAGCCTAAAAGAGTTAGGAAGCCATTAACAGAGGAAGAGGCTGAATTATTAAGACAAGCTTGTGAAACGGAAAGACAAAAGGCATTGACAGAGTTCTTAATATCTACAGGATGTAGATTGGATGAAGTTTTTAAAGTAAATAAAGACAATATTAATTGGCATGAAATGAGCCTATTTGTAGTTGGTAAAGGAGATAAGGAACGAAAAGTTTACTTCAATACAAAAGCCAAAATTTTATTAAAAAAATATTTATTTTCAAGGGAAGATGATGATCCAGCATTATTCGTTACATCCAAAAGACCTTATCATAGATTAGGAAAAAGAAGTATTCAAAGAGAATTTAAAAAGATAGCGAATATGGCAGGAATAGAAAAGTCAATACATCCTCACTTATTTAGACACTCTTTTGCAACCTACAAGATTAATAGCGGTATGTCACTACCAGTGTTACAACATTTGATGGGCCACGAGAACCCATCAACCACTCAAATTTATGCACAATTAAGTGAGGAAAATATCAAATATGAATATAAAAAAATATCTTAG